GGCAATGCCGCAGGAGATCGAGTTGTCGCTGCCCAAGTTCCAGTTTGAGCAGCGTCTGGCACTGACCCCGGTGAGCTATAACTTGACTGGACCAATTGAGCCGCACTAACCAGCTTTTACCTTTCCAGATCCTTGGCCGAATGGGACTGaacaaaatgttttccaaagATGCCACCTTCGGTGACCTGACTTCTGATCGCATGTCCCTTGCCATCGATGAGGCCCAACATCTGGCCAAGATTCAGGTGAACGAAGTGGGCAGCACTGCAGCCGCGGCCACCATCCTCTTTGCCAGCCGATCCGCCAGGCAGCCCGATCCCAGCAAATTCAACTGCAACCATCCGTTCGTGTTCCTCATCTATGACGAAAGGGTCAACACCATCCTGTTTGCAGGCGTCTATAGCAATCCCAGAGAAATGGAGCAGTACAAGTGAtctaaaataacaaaatatatgcTCTATTAAACTTCAACCttcgtttaatttatttattttgccattgGGCAACGATTTTAATCATTAGGTTCACTAAGTACTCAATAATTGCTTTAGAAGTCACTGCTTTCGGATCCTCGTTCGGGTAACTGCTCCTAGAGGAAACGCAAACCTGCTGAACCTACCCACATCTCCACTGTGTAAAGTTGAAGCCTGTTGCTTGGCGATCATCGGTTATCGATAACAAAGCTGCGCTTGGGTTTCAAGTACCCAACAACCCAGCTAGCCAGCTTCTCTGGGCAACCGGACTCAGTTTATAGTTAGATGCGCAGGTGAACGGACTTGCAGTCGGTCCAAGTTGTAGTTATATCTATCTCGGTGCCACTAAGCCTACGTACACTTCAAAGAAGGTATTTCCCAGTGCTCATCGAGTGTGTCTGTCCCAATTTGCTCAACTCCCGGCAATTGTGACGATCATTAAACGAATCGGGTTGAAATTAAAGCGTCGCCTATTATTGTTACACTAATCAGCATGCAAACGATTGCACAATTACACATAATGTTTATGCATATAGGGACTTTAAATGGGGCAGTGCATAATCgctatgtataattttttgccaccaTAGCCTTGATTTGATTGATCTCTGAAGTGTGATGCCATGATGACCTCCGATTTAACAGGGATTTCACTTAATGACTTCCAAGCAAAATATCACTTCGTGTATGAATAATACGGCTTAATCAGTGCAATCGCAAATTGAActattaattcaattttgttgtgcaaaaataacttttaactATAATTACAATCAACAAATACATACAGTCTTAGTCACTAAAATGACCTAATTACAAGTAAATCACATTTGTCTATagaatttgtttatataaagAAGTAGTAAGAAAGGGTAGTTACTTCctatatttgcatatttcatgaATGACTTAAGCCGAAATTTGTGAGCAATTTCAAAGCAAGTGATTGTTTTTCAAAGTGTTTTTGCCAAAACAATTAATCCAAGTTCAATGCAGCTTACTTTAGACCACTTCCTCCTGTCGGTCAAAACtggttggccaaaaaaacCCAGCTTGCGCAGAAACAAGCGTTACGTCTATGGGgtaaagcacaaaaaaaaaaaacacaaaaaaataaaactgccGAAGCAATTACAAAATCGCCCATACAGGGTCAACAATGAGCATTCATACGCGTTGGAATACGAAACGCCAACAATTCGTCCCGTTTATGAATCATATACTATGTATATTGGTAACTGCCGGTGGGATCCACAACCGGTTATcgaaaatgttaattttgggttttttatttttacacaaaaCGCTTTTCACTGCAGTCACGCAACGGATGACTTCGTCATCGCTCAGCTGCTAAAAGCTAAACTGGAGCTCATGCTCCCGATCCTATCTGTAGGCGCTACTCCATGCTTCATGCTCCACGCTCCAATGGATGCATATGGGTGGAATGACTCTGGGTACATTGTGTTCGGATTGCGAATTTCGAGTGCGGAGCGGCGGaaactttcactttttttatGTCGCCTCTGCAGAGATGTTGCAACTGTCGCCCGCAGATAACTGACCGACCCACCAATCGATGGACTGGAAAAGCTTTTCGGTGAATCAGCCTTAAGTGATGTTTAACGAGCTGAAATCGGTTTCATATTATTGAAGCGATTCAACCAGCTTTTCGTCATAACTTAGCTTATAAACTATTTTCAGATTGGTAGTTTACAACGTTTCAGCAATAGTTTTATGTAACTAGAAAATCTTAATGACTTGTAGTTCGGAAAACTAAGCGAATATTAAGTACCTAATTAGCTTGGACTCAGTTCTAATTTATCTACTCCCATAATTAGTGCTCAAAAACCCCTTTGGGGTATCCGAGATCACTTTCTGGGATTTTATTTTGCCAAACTTTCTGGGTTATTCATCAATTTGCTTGGCTCAAGTGCGCTTTAAACGCTTAGGTATATAATAAATTAGACGGAAATTTTACCAGGATTGGATGCCGGTCACGTATATCTCAAAAATCACACACTTAAAAACCTGGTATACAAGGTCGCATATTTACGGTTCAAATGCCTTTCAGTTACTCATTTCTATCACATGCGCTTGCCATTTGAAACAATTGTTATTTTAGACTAAAatcagttttcatttttggcagGCTTTTCCAACATGCACATCCTCAGCCTATCTCTGATGGCGGTATTGCCGGCCATCGCCCTTGCCAGTCTCTGTGGGGTTGAGCCCGATGTGAGTTTATTGGATCAGGGGTTAAACCTCTATAAGGGCCAGCAGAACTTCGCCGTGTCCATGCTGAACGTGATCCGGCAGAGCACGCCCAATGAGAACGTCTTCTTCTCGCCGTATAGCACGTACCACGCCCTGCTCCTCGCCTATTTCGGATCCTCCGGAGAAACGGAGAAGGAGTTGGCCAAGGTCCTGCATCTGGATTGGGCTGACTCGAAGGAGGTGGTGCGCAGCGCCTACATCCTGGAGAAGACGAGCCGCAAGGAGCGGCAGAGCAAAATGCCACTTGAGTTCTCTTCAGCCGATCGCATATTCTTCGCCAATGATCTGCATGTGACCGAGTGCGCCAGAAACCGCCTGGCCGAGGAGGTCCAGCAGATCGACTTCAAGAACCAGCCAGAGGAGTCGCGCAAGCAAATTAACGATTGGATTGCCAAGCAGACGCACgaccaaattaaaaatatgctCAGTGCCGATGAAATCACTCCGCGCACTCGTTTGGTCCTGGCCAACGCCGCCTACTTGAAGGGCCAGTGGCTCAGTCAGTTCAAGACAGAAAAGACGGTCCAAATGCCCTTCTATACGTCCCCGTCAAACTTCTCGCTGGTGTCCATGATGCAGCAGAAGGGCACCTTCCTGCTGAATGTCGACGAGCAGCTCCGTGCTCATGTGCTTCAGCTGCCCTACCGCACCGTTTTCGAGTCGCAGGAGACGGAGGACAGCTCACCGGACGATAACTCCGACATCTCCATGGTGCTCATCCTGCCACCATTTAACAGTAACTCCCTCGAAGATGTGCTCTCCCGCTTGAATGCCGACAGTCTGGATGATTCCCTTAAGCAGGCCATGCCCCGCGAAATCGAAGTTTCGCTGCCCAAGTTTGAGTTCGAACAGCGCCTGGAACTGAACCCAGTAAGTCAAAATTTCTTGACTCTGAAGTTTAATTTAGTTCTTACCTGCTCCATTCCTTTTAGATCCTTGCCAAATTGGGAGTGAGCAAAATGTTCGATGAGTCCTCCGCTACTTTCGATGATCTGACCTCTGAGAAGATTTCCATCGGTGACTCCAAACATGTGGCCAAAATCAAGGTGGACGAGGAGGGAAGCACTGCGGCGGCGGCCACAGTCCTCTTCACTTACCGCTCGGCCAGGCCCGTGGAGCCCGCCAAGTTTGAGTGCAACCATCCGTTCCTGTTCGTCATCTACGACAAGATCACAAGAGCGATCCTATTTACGGGTATCTATCGCGATCCCAAAACAATAAAGCAGTAAAGAGACGGTATGCCTCAAGGAACTGCAACTTTGCAACTAATctaaccaaaatatttttcgaCTGTAAAAGACAATGTAAACtttaaaacaaacttaaacCATAATAAATTATGCCTATAAcaagaaatcaaattaatttattcagCACTGTTAAGTGCTTTTAAAAACCTAAACGCCGCCCATTAAGCACACATTTAAATCTTTCTTTTGCTCAATTTACTAAGTTTTTCATACAAAAATCGCATAAATAATCAAATCTACAAAGTTTCATTTTGGTTGTTTCCATTAAGTAAACACGGCTACGTAAACAAATATGCGAATAAGGATGTGGGTTATGGAGGGAAGGAGGAGCGTGGGCATCGTGGTAGCTCTACACGCGTATGTACAATCATCTTTAATACTTAAcacgaaaccgaaaccgaaactgaacaatcaaatcaaagcGATACTAGACAATTGGAAAACTGAAGAATTCATTGTGTGAACTAAAAAAGTATGTCATGGCCGAAGCGGAAAGCACTGAaggcactttttgtttttttttttgtaaatatgttAGGTTGTTTGGCAAGAAAGCTACGTTAAATACATTGATGCATTCCGTCTTAAAATGGATCAATACGATCCTTGCCTGATGCTCCTCGAAGAATATTGGGGTTTATCAGGTAGTAACTAAAACTAAATCTTCATAATATTGTGGGGTCGTCAACGGGCAATCTCGTTTAGAGTATAAAGGCTTCGCCTAGATGTCATCCGGAGGTATGGCGACAGCGTAGATGGCGAATCCGATGAACACAATGCCACCCACAATGGTGACAGTGCGCACTGAGATTTTGGAAGCCACAAGACGACCACCAATCACAGCCAGGCCGGTGCAGATGCAGTGGCCAATAACACCGCCAGCGATTACGCCGTAAACGTCCTGCAATGGAAAATGATTACATCTCATGTACACTCCATAGGATCGTAGGCTAAATCCAAAGTGCTTACCTTGCTGGCGGCGAGAATAATGGTGGTCAGTTGGGAGCGATCGCCCCACTCGGCCAGGAAGGTCATCGTGAAGGCCTGGGCCAAGATGCGCATGGTGAAGTAGGTGGCACCTCGTTTCTGTGGACGACGACGACCGCTCTCGGCGTCATTTACCAGCGCCGCGTTCACATCACGATCCAGCTGTAAAAGAAAATGAGGATTCATATGGATCAGTATGGGAACAGCAGGCGGACTAGAAGGATTCGATGAAAATGTGCGCAAACAAAGGGGCAAAACAGCAAACTAAAAATacatgtaaatacttttgaGCCAGAAAACGTGGATTAACGCTTTTCCTgctaaataaatcaaaaaataaaaactaaaatcaaaaaacgATCACTTCATCATAACAACATGCAGAGAGAAAAACTGGGTGAAATGTGTGCGATTCAAATGGAAGTGAAACGATACCAATGGGGAGTAAAAGACCGTGGCGACAAAACCAAATGCCAGATGActtaaagttaaaaaatacTTGATGCTTGTGTTTTGGACTGTAGTGTCACTGTTCtatgagtttttttttttgagtgtgaGTTCATTTCTTTTGGTCAAAAAGCACGTGAAACGTATATGATTAGGTAACAACAAAAGTTAGCGGTTGTCAGTTATATAGATTACCGAACCTTATTCTGATTACATTTTctagaaataaaactgatTAAATCTATTATTATAGGTTACTTTTTTCCGCCTCTCATTTCCATCAGATCAATATAACTTCGCTCTATGGCTCTTTGGAAGACATGAGATTTAAAGTTAAGGCGGTTTATTAATCTAAATTAAATGACTTTGGGGATCACAGTCCATTCAAGAATCTCCAGCTACGTGTGTAGTGCTagcacaaaagcaaaaattcaATCAGATCCAATTCCGAAAAACGTAATCGAATGGGAAACGGAAGCGGGACAATCGCAAAAACGGTTTATGGCCTAACCCGTGCTTTGAGAGCGCCATTCACCGGTCCGGAGTCACCGTTCAGGCTGCCGTTGAGACTGTGCATGCTATCGTGTCCGGCCAGCGGAGCACGGGGCTCCGAGGTGCCGCCTGCGGACGGATCGGTGGGATGGCCAGCCAGCTGGACATCGAcggtggcggtggaggcggCAATGGAGTTGGTTTGTTCGGTCTGGTTCGATGAGGCCGCCGAGTGGGCCGGGCTGCTGGGGAAGGTCTTCATCTTGAGCTGCTCCACAATGCGGCCGCCCTCCTTGAGGAACACCTCCGATTCGTGCTGTTCCCGGTCCTCGTCATCGTTGCCAGTTTTATCACAGCTATTTTGCTTACTATTAGTATGGGTGGTACTGGTGGtgccgttgttgttattgAGATGGTTGCGCTGCTTTCGCTGGCGATGCTGCATGTCCGTGGTGGAACCTGCTGCCGTGGAAATGGAGTTGCGGCCATGGATGAGCGCCTGCTCGCTGGCATCCTCCTTGTCCGAGTTGCTGTTCTTTCGCTTGCCCTCCGCGTCCTCGTACTTTCGGCTGGCCTTGCGCAGCAACTGCGTTTGGAGCGGCCCACACACAAATCAAAGTTGAGTGCaacatatataatttatgtttgtttCGGTAACATTTTCAGGGGGCAACGTTATAtcaaattgttcaaatttcGTGTTGCATaaaggaaaaacaattaaaaatttgcattAGCTAAAAATTCGATTGGCagaaattttgattttgattaataTTCTGGTGGAGTTTTCgtttgccaaaaagcttttccatttcaaacGATTTGCTGGTTTAGTACGaatttgctttaaatattttcaataaactttTGAAACTCGCTTGTATTTGATATGCGCAAATCGTGCAATTAGTCACATGGGCTTAGATGTGTGGTAAATGTTTGTATGTGAATTTCGAACGTTTGATTCTAGGTAAATCAAAACCAAGGATATTCGGAAGCTATAACTGAGACTATGTGGCCACCCAGGTGTTTCACTGACGCTGTTCGGAGCGCCCATTAACTGATCGGCTTGGGATATTCAGTTAAGATAACCATAGTGTTTTGTTGGGGGCTaataaaattttctaattAGCATGCAATCAAGGTGTAATTACAATTATGAAAAGCTTAGGGTTCGTGTTTGATTAGTAATTGTTGGCTTATTTTTCGCGGCTCTTGTGTGAGGCAAATAAAATGGTGTTTAATCTCAGGTAAGACTGAAAACCAAAGCGTAGCATATGAAGTGATCGCTTTGGCGGGGCATCAATTAGTTGTTGGTCTTTTGTGCTCTACATTTTGCCAGTCGTTATGGTTATAATAATAgtaaaacaacaaattaagCGCAGATATTAACAAAAGCAGTAAAAATAACTAATTACTATAATAATGCAGCATCAGAGTACTGCAGAAAAGCGTTACTAATTGAAACAAGGTTAGGATATATAGAAACTACTGCAACATATAGCACCACTACTATAATACAATACTATACAAGGGATCCTTCCAGGACGACTCACCTCATCCTCGCGCTTGCGCAGGTCTGTTTGCACCTCTTCCAGTTCCTCCTGAGCGTCGGTTGGTTTCATTTTGTAGCCGTCGTACAGCATTTTCAaaccaaatattaaaaataatgcagTTGAGATATAATACGTATAAATCTGTGGGTGAAAAAAAAGAGTGTTCTTAGTTTGTGAAGTTATCTAAAGCATATTTCCACGACCTACCTTAGGAATAAAGTTCGCTGCCATGCCAAATGCGCATGAGAGTACCGTCATTAGCGCCAAGGCGGCGATGGCACCGCCAAAGACAATCAAACGCGGATGGCGCATGGCCATGATGGCAGCAATGAAGAAAGTCTTATCCCCTAGCTCTGTTAGTAAGATAACAGAGATCGATGCGGTAAACGCATCGATAAAGGTGCCCTTCGTCTTTGGCCGGTCCGCATCATCCTTTGGTTTCTCCGCTATAGAACTCAGGTCCGTTGGCCTATTCAAATCGCCTTGCACCTCTATGTTCTGCAAGCATTAAAGCATATTTGTGAGTAGATGGTTCAAAGGAGGAAGTAGGTTAAGGATATCCTTACGCCCTGTAATCCGGATTCAATGACCGCATTGTCCGCACTATCCGGTTGTGCTTCCGCCGCACAAATTGTGCCGAATGTGAGCACCACCATCAGGGCCAGCGCCATGTGCCATTTGGCCGAGCGCTTCAGGTATACATTGTGTCTGGTCGTCTGCCAGAAGTAGGATTGGTTTTGTGACATCTTCGCTGTCTGTGGATAGGAACTCTCGCTCCTCTATTCGCGCCGCATGCAAATCTCCGGTTTCCTTTGAACTTTAAACGTGTACGTGTCCGTTGCCCTCGACTGACTGCAAAGAAATGAAGTAGAGCCGTTGAGAATCTCGCTCGCATGGGGTAAAATATACTGGGCCAGGCACAATGTTTATGGCTAATCGGGCAACAAGTGCTCTCCGCGGCATTATTTGTACAAGGCAAACTGAAAATCACTCGTGTCTGTGTTTGGCCAAGTCAAAACTGGGCTCGATTTCGATGGGGTATGGGGAATGGGGTATGAAGCTGGCGGGGAAGGTCGGAGCTCAGATAAGCGACCACTGCGACAAGTGTCGTCTGATATGGT
This genomic stretch from Drosophila yakuba strain Tai18E2 chromosome 3R, Prin_Dyak_Tai18E2_2.1, whole genome shotgun sequence harbors:
- the LOC120321987 gene encoding serine protease inhibitor 88Ea; the protein is MHILSLSLMAVLPAIALASLCGVEPDVSLLDQGLNLYKGQQNFAVSMLNVIRQSTPNENVFFSPYSTYHALLLAYFGSSGETEKELAKVLHLDWADSKEVVRSAYILEKTSRKERQSKMPLEFSSADRIFFANDLHVTECARNRLAEEVQQIDFKNQPEESRKQINDWIAKQTHDQIKNMLSADEITPRTRLVLANAAYLKGQWLSQFKTEKTVQMPFYTSPSNFSLVSMMQQKGTFLLNVDEQLRAHVLQLPYRTVFESQETEDSSPDDNSDISMVLILPPFNSNSLEDVLSRLNADSLDDSLKQAMPREIEVSLPKFEFEQRLELNPILAKLGVSKMFDESSATFDDLTSEKISIGDSKHVAKIKVDEEGSTAAAATVLFTYRSARPVEPAKFECNHPFLFVIYDKITRAILFTGIYRDPKTIKQ
- the LOC6537236 gene encoding uncharacterized protein LOC6537236 isoform X1, with product MSQNQSYFWQTTRHNVYLKRSAKWHMALALMVVLTFGTICAAEAQPDSADNAVIESGLQGNIEVQGDLNRPTDLSSIAEKPKDDADRPKTKGTFIDAFTASISVILLTELGDKTFFIAAIMAMRHPRLIVFGGAIAALALMTVLSCAFGMAANFIPKIYTYYISTALFLIFGLKMLYDGYKMKPTDAQEELEEVQTDLRKREDELLRKASRKYEDAEGKRKNSNSDKEDASEQALIHGRNSISTAAGSTTDMQHRQRKQRNHLNNNNGTTSTTHTNSKQNSCDKTGNDDEDREQHESEVFLKEGGRIVEQLKMKTFPSSPAHSAASSNQTEQTNSIAASTATVDVQLAGHPTDPSAGGTSEPRAPLAGHDSMHSLNGSLNGDSGPVNGALKARLDRDVNAALVNDAESGRRRPQKRGATYFTMRILAQAFTMTFLAEWGDRSQLTTIILAASKDVYGVIAGGVIGHCICTGLAVIGGRLVASKISVRTVTIVGGIVFIGFAIYAVAIPPDDI
- the LOC6537236 gene encoding transmembrane protein 165 isoform X2 translates to MSQNQSYFWQTTRHNVYLKRSAKWHMALALMVVLTFGTICAAEAQPDSADNAVIESGLQGNIEVQGDLNRPTDLSSIAEKPKDDADRPKTKGTFIDAFTASISVILLTELGDKTFFIAAIMAMRHPRLIVFGGAIAALALMTVLSCAFGMAANFIPKIYTYYISTALFLIFGLKMLYDGYKMKPTDAQEELEEVQTDLRKREDELDRDVNAALVNDAESGRRRPQKRGATYFTMRILAQAFTMTFLAEWGDRSQLTTIILAASKDVYGVIAGGVIGHCICTGLAVIGGRLVASKISVRTVTIVGGIVFIGFAIYAVAIPPDDI